AGAAAGAAATCCAACGGTGAGCCAATTCGATTGCCGCTCCCGCCGTATGGCACGGTCGGATTCTACGATAGCTATTCGTCATTCCTCGGCGCGCGAACCAAGCGCATGGCCAATGTCCCCACGATCGCCAGCGTGGCGGAACTCTACCAGAACAGCGACGACTTCAAGGATCGGTCAGAGGGCACCAAGAAGGTGTACCGAATCACCCTGAAGAAGGTCCTGGCAGAATTTGGGGAGTTCCCCCTGGAGGACGTGACCCGCAAGAGAGTCTACGACGTGCTTGATGAAATTCCAGGGCCAGCCTCCAGAAACCTGTTCGTGGCCATGCTGGGTGTTCTTTTCCGCTACGCCCGCTCGCGCGACATGACCGAAGCGAACCCGATCAAGGATATCCGGCAGGCGAAGACAGGCGAGCACGAGCCATGGCCCGACGATCTACTCACCGCTGCATTGGCGGCGGACGAAGCTATGATCCGTCTGTCTGTCCATCTGCTCAATTTCACCGGCCAGCGCCTAGGCGACGTTCTCAAGCTGCGCTGGTCAGACATCCGCGGCGGCAATGTCGTGATGACCCAGCAGAAGACGGCCAAACCTATGATCATCCGCATGCACCGCGATCTGATTGCTGAACTCGATCAGGCGCCGCGCCTTGGAATGACGATCATCAGCCATGCAACCGGCAAGCCGGTGGGCGCTGACTTCCTGCGGAACCTCCTGAAGGGGTTCGCTGCAAAGCTTGGGCATTCTGTTGTGCCGCACGGTCTCCGCAAGAACGCGGTCAACAGCCTCTTGCGCGCCGGATGCACCATCCCTGAGGTACAGGCCATCACGGGGCAGAGCGTCGAAATGGTAATGCACTATGCCAAGCAGGTCGATCAGGGAGCTTTGTCGGAGGCGGCCATCATCAAATTGGAGCGAGGAAACAGATCGTGAATCCGCAAACCACTCGAAAAACACCCAAAAAAAAACCCGGAATTCCGCCATTTTCATTTAACCCTCCTATTCATGGAGCCGAAGGGTTACGTCATCCTGCCCACCCTGAGGCGAAGATGATCGATGGCGCGCTTCAGTTCCTTCTCGACAGTCCGACGATGCAAACCCCGCAGTTTTGCGATCTCGCCAAGCGCGAGGCCGTCTCTCCACTTGTCGAAAAAGATCGCGCGCTGCCGGCCAGGCAATTCCGCAAGCGCGTCCAGGACAATCGCAAGATCCTGACGAGCGGCCTCTCTCATTTCGGGATCGGGAGCAGGATCGACGATGCCCTCCAGCCAGGCTTGCTGAACGGACAGGAAACGGGCTCCCGCCTTGCGTCGATTTCGTCCAAAGTTGAGCGCCATTCTGCGAAGGTAGGACCGCGGATCGCGAACCGTATCGATCGCCGGCCGACGTGCCAGTTTTTCCGAGGTATCCTGCAGCGCGTCCAGCGCTGCGTCACTCGAGCCGAGCGCATTTTCGAGATAGGGAAGCAATTCGCGGTACATGGTAAGGAATGTGCGCTCGAGAACCTCGTTGGGTTCTTCATCGGGAGACGCATCATGCTTGCGCGCAGCGTTGGAATTATTCGGATCGGGGGGATCCTCGATCATCTCGCGCCAGCCCCATGGACAGAGCATCCGGCGGGCTCATCACGGCATTGGGAATGCCCCATGCCTGAGGGCCGCCGATGCATATTTGAAGATAACGAGTCCGACCATCACCAGACTCCCGAATAACCGGCCCTTAAGCCAAACCGAACAGAGCACTCCTTCATGATTAAAATACTGCCACCCGCCGGCATCGACCTACGGAAATCGGGATTCGGAGTAGATGTTAACCCATTGATTGATATTTTAAAATAAGTCTATTTCAGAATAGGGCGTTCCTCGAAGCAATCCGCATCGCCGGCAATAACAGTAGAGATGCAGATACGGATCAGATCCCGATCCACGGACCTATGCGAGCGGTCAGCGCGCACATTCCCGAAGGATTATCGCCGCATTCGCACAGACCACTTCCACTGCGAGCGGTCAATCGATTGCGCTTCGCCCGCAGCCGTTATCTCACGCATTCGCCGGTTTCCTGAAACGCAAGCAAAACAGGCAACCGAGATTGCAAATTGCTTGATTGTCTAATGGGACCTGTCGCCACATATGGCGGGTGGCTTTCAGGCATCCTCTCCCAAATACTTTCCCAGCCGGCCTTTTTTGGCCCCTGCACCCATGCTGGCACGTCTGTCTCGCGGGCGCGATGCTCGGCCCATCGCCAACTGCGCGGGTGCGAGGTTGTGGTCGCCGCTACCGAAGATAGCGCCCCCGGATAGTCACCGGCCTCTACTCTAAACCAGCAGCAGCCCGGCTCATCGCGAGCGGAGCCTTGCCCTCAACCTTGTTTTTAGGCAGCGCTTCCGGCGTGCAGCCACTCAAGGCCATGAAAACCGAGTGCACGCCGGAATAGACGAATTCGCTAAACCTCGCTTGCCGCGCCGGCAGGGCAAGATGGCAGGAACAGGCATTGCCATCCCCCCTTGAACAAGTCATCCAGATTCCCGTCAAATTGGCATCCTTGTTCACCCCCGTAGGCCGAACAGTAAGCCCACCCGCGGTGACGCCATACCGACCATTCCCGCTGCGGCACGCCAGATCAAGGTCGGGACGCGCCCAGTGATGGGCACTAGCCGGGCTTGTTGCGCTGTGCATTCCATCTCTCCCCTAGGGTCAGGTCGTGCGCCGCTATGGGCGATCCCTGTTACGAGCGGGAAACAAGCGTAACCGATCTGCTGATGAGTCTGCGCTGCAAGACTGGTGCAAGCCAAGTGAGCCAAGACATACTCGACTGACCGCTGCGCGGAGCCCCCTCCCCGCATCCGCTTTCGGAAAGATTATCGGCCATGAAGACCAGGTTTCTACTCTCCGCCGTCACGACGGCCATCCTTAGCGTGCACGCAATGGCAGTGGCAGCAGCTCCATCTGCGCCCCCGTCCCCAAAGCTGACACCGGCCTCCGCAATCGCCCCGCTGCACGCCCTGATCGCGCCGCTCGACATTCCGTTCGAAACCTTCACGCTGAACAACGGCCTGCGCGTCGTCGTCCATACCGACCGGCGCACTGCGGTGGTCGCGGTCGGCGTGTGGTACGATGTCGGATCGACCAGCGAACCGGCGGGCAAGACCGGTTTCGCCCACCTCTTCGAACACCTGATGTTCAACGGCACGGAAAACGTGCCGGGAGACTTCTTCGCCCCGCTCAAAGCGATGGGCGCCACCGATTACAATGGCACCACCTATTTCGACCGAACCAACTATTACGAAACGGTACCGACTGACGCGCTGGAGCGCACGCTCTACCTTGAGAGCGACCGCATGGGCTGGCTGCTCGGCGCCGTCACACAGCACGTGCTCGATGTGCAGCGCGGCGTGGTCCAGAACGAGAAGCGCCAGCGCGACAACCAAGCCCTATGGGCTTGTATCGTACCGTCAGGTGGCGGCTCTGTACCCTCAAGGTCATCCTTATGCCCACGATCCCATCGGATCGATGAAGGATCTCGACGGCGCCAGCCTCGCCGACGTCAAGGCGTGGTTCCACGATCATTATGGCCCCAACAATGCCGTGCTCGTGCTGTCCGGCGATATCGATGCCGCTGCCGCCCGCCCACTGGTGGACAAGTACTTCGGCGCGATTGCACGCGGGCCTCAGGCAAAGGCCACGATCGCGCCCGTCACGCCGCTGGCAAAAGCCGTCACCGAGACCATGACCGACCGCGTGGCTACCGTGATGATCGATCGCAGTTGGCCGGTTCCGGGCATGGACAACCCAGATTCCTCGGCTCTGGACATTGCCGCAGGCGTCCTCGGCAACCTTGCCAGTTCGCGCCTTGCCGAAGCGCTGGTGCGGCAGGAAAAGCTGGCGGTCAGCGTCACCGCCGGCAATGCCAGCAATGCCCATGCGGGTATGTTCGACATTCGCGTGATGGTCCGCCCCGGTGTGAACCCGGCGGCAGTAACCGCCCGGCTCGATGCTATCATGGCCGAATTCCTCGCCCACGGCCCAAGGCCCGACGAAGTGCGCCGCGCGGCGACAGACCTGATCGTCAGCATCAGGCTGCCACGTGCATGGTCGAGCCGATATCAACGGCGGCTGCGCCCGGATTGACCATGGACAGGGCGTCCATGCTCCCCGATTTTGGTCCAGTCATTCCACATTCTCCTCCAGGTCCGGAGGGTATGGGCGATGCAAACCGTCATTTTCCTAACCGGGGTCACCGCGACGCGGCGCCACCACTCTCAAGTGCGCAAATGCCCGCGGGCCACGTTTTTTAACGGGGTATCATGCTACCAATAAGCTATCGGCCGCGACCCTCCGGTTGGCACCATAACACAACCCGTTTCTACCGCGCGCAGCCGGGCCAGACCCGGGACGGTTTTTTAGGATTTCGCGCTCCTCGGTCACCCTGGCGAGCTCGCGTTTCAGCTGGCGGATCTCAGCATCCTTGCCGGCATCGCCAGACACCACCTCCGCCAGTTGCCGCTTCCAGGCATACAGCGAATGCTGACTGACGCCGAGCCGCTCGGATACCTCCGCTACCGGATACCCACGTTCGGTGATCTGGGCCACCCCATCGCGCTTGAACTCATCGCTGAAGTTCGGCTTCCCCATCGTCGTCTCCTGTCGTCAAAATTAGGATAGAAGGCATCCAAAAATCTAGGGGTTACTCAATGAGCCGCAGACGTAGCGTTGCGAACTCGGCGGTGACGAGCGCGGCGGCCTCGGGTAGCCTCGCCGGCGCCTCGCAGAAATGCCGGCTGCCGAGTGATCGGCGTTCAAGCGCTTCAAGCATCAAAGCCGAGTTGCAGAAAACGTCCCTTCGCGGCCTTTGGCGCTGACAGTGCCGCGCATATGCGAGCCATCAAGCTTGCCGGCAAAGTTGATATCCACCGACATGATCATGACTTTTGTCGGGTAGGTCCAGCTGACGGTCTGGCCCTGCACCATGCCCTTGGTCAGGACGTGAGACTTGCCCGGCTTGGTTTTACCTTCCTCGGACGATACATCGATGCACGCTCCGGCGAGCCGGACGCCCTGTTCACCGAACTGGCAGTCCACAGTGAAAGCCTTGCCGTTGATCTCGCCAGTCACTCGCCATTTACCGGCAGCCTGGGCATTAGCCGACGTTGGGAGAAGGACAGCCGAAGCCAAGAAGGTCGAGGCCGTGATGATCGACAAACGCATGGGTGATATCCTCATTCAAAGCACGTGTTGAAGTATTGTGGTTGTGCATACCCAGACACGATGGAGGTTGTGTGGAGGCAGGACGCCATTCTTCTTCGGAGGGCTACGAGGATCGCCACCTTAAATTTTCAGAGTGAGGCTGGATCCGACGCCGTAGGCCGGTGCTCCTTTGCTCAATCCGCCACTGCCATAGACGGTCAACGTCAGGCGGTGCGACACAGGCGCGCTAAATGCGCCAAAGATTTCATGCGAACCGCTAGCCAACGCGCTGCTTGCCTGACGGTAGTCGTAGGATCCAATCAGCACCGATTTGCCGATCATCAGGCTACTGCCCGCCGAAGCTGACCAAGAGTTGCGCAGATCTGAGCCCTTGGGCTGGCCGGGGAGACGGTAACCCGCGCTAATGAAAGGCGTGAATTTGCCAAGCGTCTTGCTGACTTCGGCGGACAATGCAAAATCCACTTTACCGGTGCCGAGCGCCTTGGCCCGCGAACCGGTCGGCAGCTTCACCCTAGCGCCCATCTCCAACCTTAGACCAAGAGCTTCTTCCGGAATGGAATAGGCGCCCGCAATGCTCATGTCGCCGACACCGCTGCGCGATGAACCCGGCGCATGCGGATCAATGATGACGCCGCCGTCGCCGTCGGACACCACGGCAGACGAGCCGGCGATATGCAGCCACGGAAGAGCGACCGTAACGCGCAAATTCCCGGCGCGGTAACGCAACGCCAACGGCACCACGAGAATATCGGTCCTTGTGTCGCCGCCATACGTCCCGCTGGAGAAGTCACCGCCGACGCTCGCGGCAATGCCGTCGCCGCTATTTGCCTTGGCCTGAGCTGCGCCGATCAGCCCCAGCATCGCGCCGGTGACCGCCAGCGCTTTGTACTTTGTCATGTTCGCACCCATTGAACTAAGTGGAGCGCGCGGAAGCGCGCTCCACTTCCTGGATTACAGGCTGCCGATGGCTGTCAGCCGCGAGCTGCCGCTATGGCGGCGCGGGCGTCTTGCGCCGCCTGCTTGGCAGCGGCGCGGGCCTCATCGGAGGCCTGGCGCGCGGCGGATCGGGCGTCCTGCGAAGCCTGCTTTGCGCTGGCGCGCGCTTCCTCCACTGACTGCCGGGCTGCGACACGAGCTTCCTGCGCCGACTGGGCGGACTCGGCGCCCTTCGTACGCGCCTCTGCAGCCGCCTGCTTGGCGGCGGCGCGGATTTCTGCCGACGATTCGGTTGCCAAAGCTCGCGCGTCGGCTGCTGTCTTCACGGCCGCCGCGCGTGTTACCTGGGTCGCGACGATGGCGGCTTGGCGGGCCTCCTGCGCAGTCTGCGCCGAAGCGTTACCAGCGAAGCCCGAGATGGCGACGAGGGCGGCGACGGGAACAATAGAAAAGACTGACTTCTTCATGATGGTTCTCCGGTGCGTTGCGCATCGCCCGGCTGCCGCGTTGCAGACAGTTCGCGATGCGCCGCCTCGTCAGCACCGCGTCGTGGAGAGCCGGTGGAGGTCTTGTTGCGACGTACCCGCATAGGGGCGAACCGTGGTTTTGCGGCGCTCAGGCGTTGCTTTTGATTTACAAGGAGCTGGAAACTCGCGATTTCTCATCGAAGCCCGAAAATCTGCCGATATCCATCGACTCTCCATCGAACATACGAACCGGCTACACGGCTCGCGCCCATTTGCTGACAAACGCCGTTCGCAGTTGAACGTCGTGCAAACAGGAAGACAAGCAAATGCGTAATTGGACGATGTTGAGCGTGGCGGGTGCCCTGATGCTGCCGGCAATGGCAACGGCGGCGCATGCCGAGGACGACAAAGGCATTTACGCCGTCGCACGTGTCGGCATGGCGGTGAAGCCTGATCAGAGGTTCGACGACAGCGACCTTCCGGCCTCGGCAACCTTCGACGACAAGACGAAATACAAATCCGGCTTCACTGGCGAACTTGGCGGCGGTTACGACTTCGGCCCTGTCCGTGTCGAGCAGACTGGCGGCTACATGAGCCTGAAGGCCAAGGGCCTTGGCGACGATGACTATTCTGGCAGCGGCCGCAACAAGGCGACGTTCGCTTCGATCGGTGCATTCGTCGACATCCCGACCGGATCGATCGTCGAACCCTACATCGGCGGCGGCGTCGGCGCCGCTCGCGTCGATGCGAGCCTGGGGCGTACGGATGAACTCCTGGGCGACACCAGCAGCTATTCGGGCAAGGATTGGGGCCTGCTATGGCATGTCGACGCCGGCGTCGGCATCAAGGTCGCGCCCAAGGTCACGGTCGAATTGGGCGGCCGTTACACGCAGATCAGCGGGCTCAAGTTCGACGGCGTCAACAACGGCGTTCCGGCCGTCTACGAGCCAACCATGCGCACGTTGTCGGGCACGCTCGGCGTTCGCTACAAGTTCTGATCGCCTCGCCCTTTCGGAGCTTTCGAAATAAGCCATCGGGTCGCTCCGAAGGAATGCCACGTCGCCCTCGGGGCGGCGTGGCATCACCCTGCCCATTCGTGGAAGACGCGTGATGCGCAAACCTATCTCGTACGCTCTTGCCGGGATGACGATCCTGATGGCGGCCAGCGGCAAGCCCGCACATGCAGCTACGATCGCGAACTGCAAGGGTCCTGCCCTCGAGATCGAGGTAGAAGGTCTCAAGGATCGCATCGGCATGCTGGTGGCAGAACTCTATCCCGCCAACGAGACCGACTTCCTGGACGACGCCGAAGACCTGGTCAAAAGCGGCAAGACCTTCCGGCGCGTCACCATCCCGATCAGCCCCACCGACCCGCCAAGGCTGTGCGTCATCGCTCCGGCAGCTGGGACTTACGCTCTCATCATCATCCACAACCGGGACGGAAAGGACAAGTTCAGCATATCCAAGGACGGGGCCGCCCTGCCCGCGGCGCGATCGATCGGCAGGTCACGCCCGAAGGTGCAGCAGGCCACGATATTCGTGGGCAATACGCCCCGCAGCGTTGCCGTCAGGATGCAGTACCTCAACGGCCTAGGCGGCTTCATGATGTCCAACAGGTAGCATCAGCGACAATACGCGCGAGAAGCCCGCCGAGGAGCCTTTCGGCTCGCCGGCGGGCTGCGCCTGCTATCCGAAGAAATCGTGGATCACGTTCACGACGCGACCGTTCTTAAAATCAACCAATACGACGTCGTCATAGTGCCGGACCCAGCGGGCGCCGCGCGGCGGAACAGGCAGATGATAGCGGCGGAAGTCGCCGATGTCATACCTGCGGCTGTAATAGCCCGGCCCGATGCCCGCGCCCGGCACGAACCACTGGTAGCGGAAAGGTGCATGCCAATCGCCGCGCGCGTAAAGGTTTCTGTTTCGCACACGATGTTCTCGCCAGTCTGCGCGATATTCCCGGTGGGCGTCCCGCAGATCTTTTTGCGCCTCTCGCACATGACGGCGTTCACCGTAGCGCCGAGCGCGGTCGAGGTTGTCCTCGGCCTCACGTATATCCTGCCGATCTCGGCGAAGTTCGTGAGTTTGCGCGGCCGAGGTTGCTGCGGTCGCCGGCAGGGAAATGGCGACCAATGCCGCAAAAACCGGTAACTTCATTTTGACTGCTCCTTGTAAATGCGTAAGCACAGGTGCTGACGAGCCTGTATCCGCCGCGTGGGAGACAGCTATCGGAGGGGGATGGATTTTGGACGCGGCTTTGATGGACGTAGGATGAAGAACGCCGTCTCCACGGTTCCTCCATCATGTCGCGCCATAGGTCGGCGTATGGATCGGGACGCATCGCTTGATAGATCACGCTCGGAGCGACATCGGACGCAAAGGATGATGCGGGAAGACTATGGCTGATCTGCCGCCCGATATTACCCCCGGTCTCGCGGGCGCGTTCATCGCGAACAAGGATCGCTTGCTGCGCTTCTTCACCAGCCGCACGCGCGATCGTGCCGAGGCCGAGGAAATCGTTCAGGAAATCTATCTACGCATCGCCCTCAGCTCCGGGCCGGTCGGAGATCCGTTGGGCTACCTCCACCGCGTCGGCCTCAATCTCGTGGTCGACCGGGCCCGCGAGCGGCAGCGCCGGGCGCGGCGAGAACAGGACTGGGCAGAAGTAAACACCTCCCGTCTGGGTGAGGACTACGTTGATGAGCGCCCATCTGCCTTCACCGAAGTGGCGGCGCGCCAACGGGCCGAGCAGATCGGTGCCGCGATCGCCGCACTGCCCCCAGGCGCGGCGCAGGTCTTCCGCCTGCACCGCATCGATGGGCTCAGTCATTCCCAGATTGCCAGCCAGCTGGGAATTTCGCGCAAGGGCGTGGAAAAACACATGGCGACCGCCCTGCGCCACCTGGGCAGGGAAATCAGCGAATGACGATAGAAGCAAGCTGGGGTGGAACCATGACCGCGTCGTCTCTCTACAGATACAGGTGTCCGGACAACATAAGGCCCCAGCGGTGATGCAGATGCGTGACCCCCGAACCGAGTATGACGCAGCGGACTGGCACGCGCAGGTCCTGGGCGGCGACGTCGACTGGGAAGAATTCGCCGCCTGGCTCGATGCCGATCCCAGTCACCAGGCGACCTACGACCGGCTAGCGATGTTGGACACCGAGGTGGCTGAATGGGCGCGGTACAACGGTGTGCTCGAAGCGGCCAAGGTCGTGCCCCATTCGACAAAATCAATGCGTCCGTGGTGGATCGGTGGCGCCATTGCCGCCTCCCTTGTGGCGCTGGTCGCCAGCGTTCCCCTCCTCACACGCCCTGCGGGCGTCAACGCGACCGTCTATGCGACGGCAAATGCGCAGAAGACTATCGATTTGGGCCAGGGCAGCCAGATACATCTCGACGCACGAAGCCAGCTTGCGATGGGATCGGGCGGACACGTGCGGATGGACAAGGGCGCAGCCTATTTCGACATACGCGGCAACGCACCCCGCAAGCTGGAGATCGCGTCGGGCGACTTCATCGTGCGCGACATCGGTACGCGCTTCACCGTGGCCCGCAATCAGGGCAAGCTTTTCGTGGCCGTGGAACAGGGGCTTGTCGATATATCATGGCACGGCGACGCGGCGGCACACCTCAAGGCAGGGCAAGCTTTCGAGGGCGACGAGCAGACCGGCTCCAGTACGGTCGAGCGAATTACCCCGGAAGCCGTAGGAAGTTGGCGGAACGGCAGGCTGGTGTATGACGAAGCCTCGCTTTCGACGGTTGCTTCGGATCTCGCGCGCCATGTAAATGTTCCGGTAGAAGTCGATCCGGGCGTCGCCAATCTCAAGCTTTCAGGCGTATTCTCCATTACGAATGGCTCCGATCTTGTCGACCAGATTACCGCGATACTCCCGGTCGAGGCACAGCGTAGCGGCGGGCGTATTCGCCTTGTCGCTCGCGCTGGTC
The DNA window shown above is from Novosphingobium sp. RL4 and carries:
- a CDS encoding RcnB family protein → MKLPVFAALVAISLPATAATSAAQTHELRRDRQDIREAEDNLDRARRYGERRHVREAQKDLRDAHREYRADWREHRVRNRNLYARGDWHAPFRYQWFVPGAGIGPGYYSRRYDIGDFRRYHLPVPPRGARWVRHYDDVVLVDFKNGRVVNVIHDFFG
- a CDS encoding sigma-70 family RNA polymerase sigma factor, whose protein sequence is MIEDPPDPNNSNAARKHDASPDEEPNEVLERTFLTMYRELLPYLENALGSSDAALDALQDTSEKLARRPAIDTVRDPRSYLRRMALNFGRNRRKAGARFLSVQQAWLEGIVDPAPDPEMREAARQDLAIVLDALAELPGRQRAIFFDKWRDGLALGEIAKLRGLHRRTVEKELKRAIDHLRLRVGRMT
- a CDS encoding outer membrane protein, coding for MRNWTMLSVAGALMLPAMATAAHAEDDKGIYAVARVGMAVKPDQRFDDSDLPASATFDDKTKYKSGFTGELGGGYDFGPVRVEQTGGYMSLKAKGLGDDDYSGSGRNKATFASIGAFVDIPTGSIVEPYIGGGVGAARVDASLGRTDELLGDTSSYSGKDWGLLWHVDAGVGIKVAPKVTVELGGRYTQISGLKFDGVNNGVPAVYEPTMRTLSGTLGVRYKF
- a CDS encoding DUF2141 domain-containing protein, producing the protein MRKPISYALAGMTILMAASGKPAHAATIANCKGPALEIEVEGLKDRIGMLVAELYPANETDFLDDAEDLVKSGKTFRRVTIPISPTDPPRLCVIAPAAGTYALIIIHNRDGKDKFSISKDGAALPAARSIGRSRPKVQQATIFVGNTPRSVAVRMQYLNGLGGFMMSNR
- a CDS encoding RNA polymerase sigma factor, which translates into the protein MADLPPDITPGLAGAFIANKDRLLRFFTSRTRDRAEAEEIVQEIYLRIALSSGPVGDPLGYLHRVGLNLVVDRARERQRRARREQDWAEVNTSRLGEDYVDERPSAFTEVAARQRAEQIGAAIAALPPGAAQVFRLHRIDGLSHSQIASQLGISRKGVEKHMATALRHLGREISE
- a CDS encoding FecR family protein translates to MRDPRTEYDAADWHAQVLGGDVDWEEFAAWLDADPSHQATYDRLAMLDTEVAEWARYNGVLEAAKVVPHSTKSMRPWWIGGAIAASLVALVASVPLLTRPAGVNATVYATANAQKTIDLGQGSQIHLDARSQLAMGSGGHVRMDKGAAYFDIRGNAPRKLEIASGDFIVRDIGTRFTVARNQGKLFVAVEQGLVDISWHGDAAAHLKAGQAFEGDEQTGSSTVERITPEAVGSWRNGRLVYDEASLSTVASDLARHVNVPVEVDPGVANLKLSGVFSITNGSDLVDQITAILPVEAQRSGGRIRLVARAGR
- a CDS encoding transporter, with the translated sequence MTKYKALAVTGAMLGLIGAAQAKANSGDGIAASVGGDFSSGTYGGDTRTDILVVPLALRYRAGNLRVTVALPWLHIAGSSAVVSDGDGGVIIDPHAPGSSRSGVGDMSIAGAYSIPEEALGLRLEMGARVKLPTGSRAKALGTGKVDFALSAEVSKTLGKFTPFISAGYRLPGQPKGSDLRNSWSASAGSSLMIGKSVLIGSYDYRQASSALASGSHEIFGAFSAPVSHRLTLTVYGSGGLSKGAPAYGVGSSLTLKI
- a CDS encoding tyrosine-type recombinase/integrase — its product is MVRLPKLKYVKFTRSKGKIYAYFDTGRKKSNGEPIRLPLPPYGTVGFYDSYSSFLGARTKRMANVPTIASVAELYQNSDDFKDRSEGTKKVYRITLKKVLAEFGEFPLEDVTRKRVYDVLDEIPGPASRNLFVAMLGVLFRYARSRDMTEANPIKDIRQAKTGEHEPWPDDLLTAALAADEAMIRLSVHLLNFTGQRLGDVLKLRWSDIRGGNVVMTQQKTAKPMIIRMHRDLIAELDQAPRLGMTIISHATGKPVGADFLRNLLKGFAAKLGHSVVPHGLRKNAVNSLLRAGCTIPEVQAITGQSVEMVMHYAKQVDQGALSEAAIIKLERGNRS